From the genome of Tenrec ecaudatus isolate mTenEca1 chromosome 1, mTenEca1.hap1, whole genome shotgun sequence:
TACTAACcttgatgattttaaaaatcactattcATAGCACAGTTAGGTATTTACTTAGTAAAGAGTTATATATATCTGAGAAAGCAGCTTTAGGGGCAGGGGGAACTAGCCATCATCTTTCATTTTTAAGCTCATACTATAACACAGGGGGAAGGTTAAATATAAACCTACATGGTGCTGGATTATAATTTCTTCTAAGGGCTTCTGAGGTACATTATATCATAAGCATTGCTTTCAACTTATCGTTGGTGTCCTGTTTTTAGCGATGAGAACACTGAGAGTAGAAGTGGCGTGTTACTTGTGTGAAATCACACAGCTTATCATGGGCAGAGGTGAGATGTGAACATAAGCTCTCTGACGATGCCCTTTTGGCACTCTTCAGGAGTTCCATGCAGATGGTATAAAGTAAAGGAGATTGTGGGCTCAGGGGACTGCTCTCTCATTAAGAAACATTGAAGAAGGAGGCTGCAGAAGGAGTGTgaattctgtaaagatttagtcccaGGTTTGATTTCCTTTGGAAGAAGGAGAAAGGCTTCGGttgtcctgttaaaaaaaaacagaagaaacgcCTAATAGGAGTAAAATGATGTACCAGAAAAATATGAGTCCAGCTAGGAACGAAATTATGCAGGTCTAGCTTGATCATATTAAAGAATTTAATACTTCTTAAGTATAATGGGAAACCATTGATGACTTTTAAGCATGTAGATGACATGTTCTTCTTAAGTCTTCTAATTAGATAAAGGGATGAAACTGAAATAATGGTAGAAAATTATTCTATCAGAGTTCAGAAGAGCGCTAACAGAGGTTTGCATGGTATAAAACTTGAAAAGATGAGAATGTAGCTAACATATTTTCACATACACGTTACCATGTTGGTATAAGTTTTATAACTGAGGATGAAGGAGATGAAGGTGCTGATGGGAAAGTCCAGACTTCTTATTTCACAAGCCAGGATATCAAAGATGCTATTAAGTAACATACAGCAAAAGAGGAACTCTCTTAGTTCATTCAGACATTAGCCAGTAGACTGATTTATAGAATTCTCCGACTAAGTAAGAAAATATGTTCATTATACCATCCTACTAACTTTATAGAGAATTGAGGGAGTCACATCATTTTAGAACCCCATGTATTCCAAACTCTGAAATTTACTTGTAAGTGAACTCTTTAAGGTCACCTAGATAGAAAATGTAATTATGGCTTATCATCATAAAAGAATCTGCAGAACTTACCTGATTAGGTGACTGGAATATTTTCTGTCCACCTATTTTTCAATTATTCATGCAAAGgttctctgttttctttcttctgtatATCTATTAAGTTATCTAGTCCGTAATGAAATAACTCTTGTGGCTTTATAATTTGGGCTGCcaaaagtttgaaaccagcagctgccatGTGGGATAAGAAGCTGTTTCCTCTTGTAAAGATGAGAGTCTCAgaaagcacaggggcagttctactctgtcctgtaacatCTCTGTGTTTTGgaatcactcaatggcagtgagtagtgaATAAGTCTGTATTGACCCAATTATCTTTTTCTGCTCTTCCCCATTCCTTActactcttctttctccttttcctctcatTTAGGGTTTAGGCATTCAAGGGCCATGGACCCCAAAAATGACACTTTTCTACCTGGCTTTATTCTGCTTGGCTTCTCTGATCATCCCAGTTTGGAGATGGTCCTGTCGGGAGTTGTCACCGTCTTCTACTTAATTACTCTGGTGGGTAACACAGCCATCATTCTCGCATGTCTCCTGGATGCCCATCTGCACACACCAATGTATTTTTTCCTCAGGAATTTATCATTCCTCGATCTCTGTTTCACCACCAGCATCGTACCTCAGATGCTGGTTAATTTGTGGGGACCGGATAAGACCATCAGCTATGTGGGGTGTGTCATTCAACTCTATGTTTACATGTGGTTGGGCTCCATTGAGTGCCTTCTGCTGGCGGTTATGTCCTATGATCGCTTTACAGCTATTTGTAAACCCTTGCATTACTTGGTAATCATGAGCCCAAGCCTATGTCTCAGGATGATTATCATTGTATGGGGTCTCAGTTTGGCTTGTtctcttgtactatgtacacTTACCCTGAATTTGCCACGATGTGGAAACAATGTTTTGAATCATTTCTTGTGTGAGTTGCCAGCTATAATTAAGATAGCTTGTGTAGACACCACAGCAGTTGAATTGTCAGTGTTTGCTTTAGGCATTGTATTTGTCCTTACACCCCTCTTCCTTATACTTATATCCTATGGTTACATTGCCCGAGCTGTGCTGAGAATGAAGTCCAAAGCCGGCCAACGAAAAGCCATGAATACCTGTGGGTCTCATCTCACTGTGGTGTCCATCTTCTATGGAACTATCGTCTACATGTACCTGAGGCCAGGTAACAGTGCCTCCCAAGACCAGGGCAAATTCCTCACCCTGTTTTACACCATCATCACTCCCAGCCTCAACCCGCTCATCTACACCTTGAGGAACAAGGACATGAAGAATGCACTGAGGAAGCTCATGAGATTTGACTATGAATCTACCAAAGGAAAGAGCAGGTGGAAATCATAGGAAACTGTTAACATAAATAAGGCAATGAAATACATTGTCTCATCAACTTTAATTTTTACTGAGACACATAATCCCTAGATCCTAGAGAGCAGTTATCACAGGAATTCTGGTGCGTAAATCTTTTGTGGTTGCAAGCAAGGTGATAACCTGTGTGCTCAGGTATTACCTACTTCTCCTTATTGGAAGATCTTCAGGCAAAATGAGTAAGAAGTTTCATTTTTTCTTGAAATAATATACGAAGAGGGAAGTTCAGAGGGGGAGTTCACATAGGTTGAATAAATTAAATTTATTCTAAAGCCCTCTGGAAAATGTTTCTTataacaaatcttttgttttcactcttaTTGCTAAGATCGCCAATGACACACGCCTTCGTGAGCTGTTTCATGTATCATATCATGTGGACATTAAATAACAATATGCAAATACTGATTTTGTGTATGAAAGATTCTGTGAGAGCATTcaaatatttatgtatatttggAGCAGGACAATGCAATCTAAAGGACAGTGGTTGCCATAAACACCACCTATAATCATGTTCTCTTCTTTCAGTAGAACTTGGTTTGAATATCCTCAGCCAATATTCTTTAATGTAGAACGGGTTATTTATTTAACATCGTGGCAGATTCATCCATGTTGTTATATAAATCAGAggtatgttattttttttttttttttttggtatgttaTTTTTTCATTACTGTTTAAAATTCCACTGTGACACACCACCATTTATCTATTCTACTTTTTTGGACATTTGA
Proteins encoded in this window:
- the LOC142437524 gene encoding olfactory receptor 2W1-like translates to MDPKNDTFLPGFILLGFSDHPSLEMVLSGVVTVFYLITLVGNTAIILACLLDAHLHTPMYFFLRNLSFLDLCFTTSIVPQMLVNLWGPDKTISYVGCVIQLYVYMWLGSIECLLLAVMSYDRFTAICKPLHYLVIMSPSLCLRMIIIVWGLSLACSLVLCTLTLNLPRCGNNVLNHFLCELPAIIKIACVDTTAVELSVFALGIVFVLTPLFLILISYGYIARAVLRMKSKAGQRKAMNTCGSHLTVVSIFYGTIVYMYLRPGNSASQDQGKFLTLFYTIITPSLNPLIYTLRNKDMKNALRKLMRFDYESTKGKSRWKS